ACATTCATACTGGACAAACAAGTAAGTTTAAAACTTCTGATATAACAAATCTCGAACAAAAGAAAATAAACGTTATAAGGCTGACACAAGATCTATTATGGTTTACCAATAATGATGAAGCCGGCATTTATGCTGTGAATATAAAAACTAAAAAAGTAAGTTATTTTCCAGCTGGCGCTGATGAAACTGGACTAACTCAGTTTTCTGTAAAAGCGACTGTATTGACTAATACAAAAGGAGAAATCTGGGTGCAACCCAATAATGGCAGTTTTTCAAAATACGATGCTACTACCAACCGTTTAATTCCTTTTGAAACTACAGCTTATTTTCCGAAAGGAAACTTCAGCAATAAATTTCATATTGCTTACTTTGACCGACAAGGCAATTTATGGTACAATACACAGACCGCAGGAATTATAAAAGTTACTTTCAGTCAAAATAATTTTAAAGCTTTAAAGATTGAAAATCCTCAAATAAAATTAGGCATTAAAGATGTTCGTGCCGTATTTCAGGATAAAAACGAAAACATTTGGGTGGCGAATAAACAAAATCAGCTCATTCTTTTTGATAAAAACTTTAAAAAACTTGGATGTATTTCGCCTGACGGACAATTAGTTCCTCAGGCTGTCTGGAAAAAACCAATTTATAGCATTATTCAAGACAAAGAATCTGTAATATGGATTGGCACACGTGGAGACGGACTCTTTAAATTTAATCAAAAAGATCAAAACTACAGCTATCAGGTTCAACGCTTTAAGAATATAGAAAATAATCCGAACAGCTTAAGCAATGATAATATTTACACTATTTTTGAAGATCAGTCTAAACGTTTATGGGTTGGTACTTTAACTGGATTAAACTTAATTCGAAAACGAGGAAATACTTTAGATTTCATTAATCAGAATGGACGATTAAAGAATACGCTGCTTGAGAAGCATTTGCATATTCGCTGTATCAAACAGGACAAACAAGGCATATTATATATCGGATCTACAACTGGACTATTGGTAGTAGATGGCAAAAAAAGATTTCCAGAGCTGGTTTCTTCGATTAAAGTTTATGAAAAAACACAGCAAGAAACAGCTTGTCCAAAGAGTAACGATATTATTGATTTCTGTATGACTAAAAGCGGTCAGGCATTTATCGCAACGGCTGATGGCGGTATTAGTAAAGTCACAACCAGAGATGCATCAGGATATCCGAAAGAATTCAAACATTATACGCAAAAAGAGGGACTTCCATCCAATAATATTTTATCATTATTGGAGGACAATGATCAAAATTTATGGATCACAACCGATTATATCTTGACGCGCTTTAATCCTAGAGCAGAGCTCTTCGAAGTATATTCGGAAGTAAAACCAATTATGACCTTTAATAATTTTACCGAAGCGACAAGGATTAAATTACAAAGCGGCGAATTGCTATTTGGTTATGCCGAAGGATTACTGCATTTTTTTCCAAACCAGATAAAATCAAATAATACTATTCCAACATTAGCCTTAACAGATTTTCAGGTTTACAATCAAAATAGTAATAATGCCCCTTTTAATTTATCATACTCGATAGACAGTAACCCCGTAATAGAATTAAAACACAATCAGAATTTTTTTAATATAGAATTTGCTGCATTAGATTATATCAATCCTGAAAATATCAAATATGCTTATAAATTGGAAGGTTTTGATGAAAATTGGAATTATACCAATGATCAGCATGCTGCGTTTTATACCAATGTTCCAAAAGGAAATTATATTTTCAAGGTAAAATCGACCAACAGTCAAGGAAACTGGGTAACCAATGAACGTCAGATCAACATCACGGTACAGCCAGCGATTTGGAATACCTGGATTGCCTACATTATTTACAGCATGCTTGTACTGGGGATTATTTGGGGAATCAATCATGTAGTTTTGACCATGTATAGACTCAAAACCAATACGCAAATGGAGAAAGATATGTTTGAAATGAAACATAAATTTTTCATTGATATTTCACACGAACTACGAACTCCTCTTACTTTAATTACAGGCCCTGTTGATTATCTAATTAATGATTCTGGTACTTCGGAAGTCGTAAAAAAACAATTGACCTATGTATCTCAAAATACCAATCGATTGCAACGCTTGGTAAATCAGATCCTGGATTTTAGAAAAATACAGGATCAAAAACTACAGATTTCAGAAATCAATCTGACGGTGTTTGCCAACGATATATTCAATAATTTTTTAGAGACTGCACAAGAACGAAATATAACCTATTTGTTTGAAGTTGAAGGAGAAGATTTTCGTTTATGGGCTGATAAAAATGCCTTAGAAAAGATTTTAATGAATTTGTTGTCCAATGCTTTTAAATATACACCAAACGGAAAGTCGATTACATTAAAAATTACAAAAACGTCAAACCAATTGCAATTGCAGGTTATCGATTCGGGATTAGGCATACAAGAGGATTTTCAGAGCCGAATTTTCAATCGATTTTCATCTTATAATACCAATGCCAATAATCCGAGTACTGGAATCGGACTTTCAATGGTTAAGGAATTGGTGGAACAGCACCATGCAGAAATTACTTTCAGCAGTAAAACCAATGAAGGAAGCACTTTTACTTTACACTTTAAAATTGGCTATGATCATTTTAATGATGATGTAGAAATTCTTAATGAAGAACCTACAGCAATAATTGAGATTGCAAAAGAAGAAAATACGATACAAAAGACAAATGAAAAAGTCAAAGTATTAGTTGTTGAAGATGATTTGAATTTACGCACTTTTATAAAAAATGTATTGGAAGAAGATTATGAAGTAATCGAAGCCGAAGATGGCGAAGATGGATACCAAAAAATAGTCGAAAACACTCCAGATTTTGTAATTAGTGATATCATGATGCCGAAACTTAACGGAGTAGATTTGTTGAAGAAAATTAGAAATAACATAGAAACCAGTCACGTCCCTGTTGTGTTATTAACAGCAAAAACAACAATAGAAAGTCAGTTGGAAGGAATGAACTATGGTGCCGACGATTATATTACCAAACCTTTCAGTGTAAGTTATTTACGAGCCCGTATTGTGAATTTACTAGAACAGCGCAAACGCTTACAAAGTATTTTTGAAAACTATGATAAGAATACATTAAAAAGCGAACCTAATCCTAAAGAAGATTATGAACCAAAACCTCATTTAGTAAGCGACAAGGACGAAGAAATGATGCGAAAAATCATGGATTGCATCGAAGAAAATATTGACAATAATGAATTTTCAGTTGAAATTTTAGGAAGTACTGTTGGCTTAAACCGAACGACTTTATATTATAAAATAAAAAGTTTAACAGGTTATTCTCCTGTTGAATTTATCCGTGATATTAGAATAAAACGTGCTGCTCAATTATTATCTGACAGTCAGTTATTGATCAAAGAGATTGCAGATATGACTGGTTTTTCGGATATGAAGTATTTTACAAAATCCTTTAAAAACAAATACGGAGATACTCCAACTGAATACCGACATAAGCATAAAGCGTAAAAGTTAAAAAGATTACGTAATCAGTAAAAATCTAAAAATAGGATTCTAAATTTTAATTCAACCACAAATTGCGCAAATTCACACAAATTAATTTGCGAAAATTTGTGCAATTTGTGGTTATATAAAAAAAAAAACAGAATCCTTTACGCATAAAAAAAGAAGTCAGAAGACTTCTTTTATCCTAGTGCCAGTGAAAGTAACTAATTACAATTAACCACAAAAATACTTAATGACTTAAACCATAACCACCAGATCGAAAAAAAAATTAAACTTAAACTTAAAACCTTATTTTTCAATTTTAGAGACTCTAAACCAGTCCACATCGGCATAACCAGCATTATTTATTGTTCCTTCTCTTAGAGCTACAAAACCAACTTTTGAACCTATCCAAGTTCCTTCTGAAGCAATAAATTCAGAACCCGCTTTTATATACTTTTTATCATCTAAACTGTAATAAAACTGGCACTTGCCTCCTTTTTGAACCGTCACTCTGAAATAAAAAGTATTATTAGAAAGTGCTGCAATTTCAGTTGCAGTTTCTACAGCTCCTTTATCGGCTTTAGAGGCAGATAACTGCATTAATTTTAATTGACCATTAATTTGTTTAACGGTTAAACTGCTATAACTTCTTCCCATCACAACCAATCCAAATTGTTCATTGTCAAAATTGGGCGTAAATGTTATTTTAGAAGTTGCCATAAACTCTTCAGCAGGAAATTTTTGCGCCAATATGTTAGGCACCTGCCACAAACTTTTAAAATCCGCTGGCTTTGGAATACAATTCAAACGGAAATAGCCCATACCAGCTGAAGGATAACCCCAAACCAACTGTTTATTTGCATGCCACTGCCACTGAAATCCTTGCACAGGTTCATTAAATTCATCTGAATCTGGAGGTGTTGCTAAAGGATATTGTCCATTTACGTTAGGTTTTTTAAAAGTCAATACAGGTTCTCCAATACCATTTTTATCATTATCTACTCCCATAACCGGCCAGTCATTTTTCCAAGACATTGGATTTAAATGTACCACACGGCCATAAGCACCCTGATCCTGGAAATGTATAAACCAGTCTTCTCCTGTTACTGTATCAACCCAGGCTCCCTGATGCGGACCATTTACAACTGTTTTTCCTTGCTCCAAAACAACCTTTTCTTCATAAGGCCCATATATAGATTTTGATCTCAGGATTAACTGCCAGCCTGTTGCCACACCACCTGCCGGAGCAAAAACATAATAATAACCATTGCGTTTATAAAACTTAGGTCCTTCAACAGTCGTATGATTTTTATGACCATCAAACAAAAGCACCTCATCATCATTAGCCATACAGCTTAAAGGATCTATGGTACAAAGCATTAAAACACTTTTAGTTCCAGCACGGCTTCCCGCCAACGCATATCCTAGATAAGCCTTCCCATCTTCATCCCAAAAAGGAGCGGGATCTATAATACCTTTCGCTGCTTTAATCAAAACAGGTTCTGACCATTTACCATAGGGATTTTTGGTTTTCGTCATATAGATTCCGAAATCTGGATCTGGATAAAAAATATAATATTCCTCCTTATGAAAACGAATGCAAGGCGCCCAGACCCCATTTCCATGCTGTATTTTATCATAGGTTTCTACAGGAGGCTGTTTTGACAACGCATAATTCACTAATTTCCAATTGACCAAATCATTAGAATGCAGAATTGGAAGTCCTGGAATACAATTAAATGACGAAGCTGTCATAAAATAATCTTTTCCAACACGGCAAACATCGGGATCGGAATAATCGGCGTAGATAATTGGATTTTTATAATTTCCGTTTCCTAAGTCGGATACCCAAACCTTAGAAAGCGTTTCTGTATTTTTTTGTGCATAAACACTACCCATTTTTGTTAGGACTAAACAAGCAAATGCCACATATTTTATTTTCATTTGAATATATTTAAATTCGATTTAAGATTAAAGAATCGCCCATTGAGGATGCTTTTCCAGTATTAAACAAGCCATTATAAAAGGACCAATCGCCTTACCGTCATTAGATCTAACCGCTTCATGAATATAATAATCATAAGTCCCGTTTCGAACCAGATTGTCTGCCGGACCTAAACCAGCTCCCGCGCAGCACGAGGTAATTTCTATTTGCTTATTGGCATCTATTTTAATGAACTCTTTCCTAAAACCGGAATAGGCTTTTTTCAGTTGTTTAAGGTATTTTTTATTTAAGACTTCTAATTGAATTCCTTTGGCTAAGCCATAAACAAACATGGCTGACGCTGTCGCTTCTCGATAATTCCCTTCTCGTTTTGGATAATTAAGCACTTGAAACCATACGCCTGTAACAGGATCTTGAACTTTTAACAGAGAATCGGTCAGATCTTGAAACATGATTTGTAATGCTTTACGATCTTTATGCTTGGCTGGAAGATATTCTAAAACATCTATCAATGCCATATATAGCCATCCTACGCCACGTCCCCAATAGTTTTGGGATAGTCCGGTTTTAGGATCAGCCCAGTAAACTGTTTTACTGGCATCCCATCCGTGATAATACAATCCTGTTTTGGAATCTTTTAAATGCTTTTGTACAGTTAACAATTGCTTCGTAATATCATCGAAAGCCTGAGCGTCTCCAAATGTTACAGCATATTCTGCATAAAACGGAAGTCCCATATATAAACCGTCTAACCAAACCTGATTGGTATAAATTTTCTTATGCCAAAATGCTCCTTGATCGATTCTGGGCTGTTTTTTTAATTGTTCATGAAGTGCTTCAATTGCTATGCGATAGCGTTCGTCTTTTGTTTTTTCATATAAAGAAAATAATATCTTACCCGAATTAACATCGTCGAGTTTAAAAGACTCTAAACGATAACCGTC
This portion of the Flavobacterium panacagri genome encodes:
- a CDS encoding glycoside hydrolase family 43 protein — encoded protein: MKIKYVAFACLVLTKMGSVYAQKNTETLSKVWVSDLGNGNYKNPIIYADYSDPDVCRVGKDYFMTASSFNCIPGLPILHSNDLVNWKLVNYALSKQPPVETYDKIQHGNGVWAPCIRFHKEEYYIFYPDPDFGIYMTKTKNPYGKWSEPVLIKAAKGIIDPAPFWDEDGKAYLGYALAGSRAGTKSVLMLCTIDPLSCMANDDEVLLFDGHKNHTTVEGPKFYKRNGYYYVFAPAGGVATGWQLILRSKSIYGPYEEKVVLEQGKTVVNGPHQGAWVDTVTGEDWFIHFQDQGAYGRVVHLNPMSWKNDWPVMGVDNDKNGIGEPVLTFKKPNVNGQYPLATPPDSDEFNEPVQGFQWQWHANKQLVWGYPSAGMGYFRLNCIPKPADFKSLWQVPNILAQKFPAEEFMATSKITFTPNFDNEQFGLVVMGRSYSSLTVKQINGQLKLMQLSASKADKGAVETATEIAALSNNTFYFRVTVQKGGKCQFYYSLDDKKYIKAGSEFIASEGTWIGSKVGFVALREGTINNAGYADVDWFRVSKIEK
- a CDS encoding glycoside hydrolase family 88/105 protein; the encoded protein is MFKFKKEKLKRQMLRRVSILALLCSSVIVFAQNQKKPFSIQLAESVLYNNPDAWMTDFQKKPSWGYVQGLVALSLQEVSKEKNEPKFFDYAKNTYADVLINKKGIIDGYRLESFKLDDVNSGKILFSLYEKTKDERYRIAIEALHEQLKKQPRIDQGAFWHKKIYTNQVWLDGLYMGLPFYAEYAVTFGDAQAFDDITKQLLTVQKHLKDSKTGLYYHGWDASKTVYWADPKTGLSQNYWGRGVGWLYMALIDVLEYLPAKHKDRKALQIMFQDLTDSLLKVQDPVTGVWFQVLNYPKREGNYREATASAMFVYGLAKGIQLEVLNKKYLKQLKKAYSGFRKEFIKIDANKQIEITSCCAGAGLGPADNLVRNGTYDYYIHEAVRSNDGKAIGPFIMACLILEKHPQWAIL
- a CDS encoding hybrid sensor histidine kinase/response regulator transcription factor — protein: MRFLKKKYHYALVLLLLCRSICYCQESYTFNHYLVEDGLPHNIINNIIQDKKGFMWFATTNGLSKYNGYRFKNYKTEATDKVLMKNNRIDWITEDAFGKIWMRTLSNKNKVYCFDPTINEFWGAELIPEVVKNNIEITQILPQKSGLVWLITKNNGCIAITNNSYSYQIFSKDNGRLNSNKVITIFEDHSKNSWILTERGIMLLKANQLQTNPKSLLGVNEQSKTFYSALELEDEIWFGGADSNLLQYTKGTQNYRTHQLGLNGEIIILKKVDSSTVIAITEQADFCLLNIHTGQTSKFKTSDITNLEQKKINVIRLTQDLLWFTNNDEAGIYAVNIKTKKVSYFPAGADETGLTQFSVKATVLTNTKGEIWVQPNNGSFSKYDATTNRLIPFETTAYFPKGNFSNKFHIAYFDRQGNLWYNTQTAGIIKVTFSQNNFKALKIENPQIKLGIKDVRAVFQDKNENIWVANKQNQLILFDKNFKKLGCISPDGQLVPQAVWKKPIYSIIQDKESVIWIGTRGDGLFKFNQKDQNYSYQVQRFKNIENNPNSLSNDNIYTIFEDQSKRLWVGTLTGLNLIRKRGNTLDFINQNGRLKNTLLEKHLHIRCIKQDKQGILYIGSTTGLLVVDGKKRFPELVSSIKVYEKTQQETACPKSNDIIDFCMTKSGQAFIATADGGISKVTTRDASGYPKEFKHYTQKEGLPSNNILSLLEDNDQNLWITTDYILTRFNPRAELFEVYSEVKPIMTFNNFTEATRIKLQSGELLFGYAEGLLHFFPNQIKSNNTIPTLALTDFQVYNQNSNNAPFNLSYSIDSNPVIELKHNQNFFNIEFAALDYINPENIKYAYKLEGFDENWNYTNDQHAAFYTNVPKGNYIFKVKSTNSQGNWVTNERQINITVQPAIWNTWIAYIIYSMLVLGIIWGINHVVLTMYRLKTNTQMEKDMFEMKHKFFIDISHELRTPLTLITGPVDYLINDSGTSEVVKKQLTYVSQNTNRLQRLVNQILDFRKIQDQKLQISEINLTVFANDIFNNFLETAQERNITYLFEVEGEDFRLWADKNALEKILMNLLSNAFKYTPNGKSITLKITKTSNQLQLQVIDSGLGIQEDFQSRIFNRFSSYNTNANNPSTGIGLSMVKELVEQHHAEITFSSKTNEGSTFTLHFKIGYDHFNDDVEILNEEPTAIIEIAKEENTIQKTNEKVKVLVVEDDLNLRTFIKNVLEEDYEVIEAEDGEDGYQKIVENTPDFVISDIMMPKLNGVDLLKKIRNNIETSHVPVVLLTAKTTIESQLEGMNYGADDYITKPFSVSYLRARIVNLLEQRKRLQSIFENYDKNTLKSEPNPKEDYEPKPHLVSDKDEEMMRKIMDCIEENIDNNEFSVEILGSTVGLNRTTLYYKIKSLTGYSPVEFIRDIRIKRAAQLLSDSQLLIKEIADMTGFSDMKYFTKSFKNKYGDTPTEYRHKHKA